The genomic interval GGATTCCTAAAATTTGAAACGTTGGGAAATTATGGAGATAGAAAAGAGTTAAGATAATCTGCTCTTCTAACATCAGTTTCGCTTCCCTACCTCCTCCAGCTTTTATCAGTCTAGTTTTTTGTTTTTTTCTTTCCTGATATTTCTCTTTAGCTATCTTGGTTAATTTTTCCAGTTGCTCGGCATTAATACCTAATACTCTTTGGGTTTCCTGGGGATATTGTCGCAGAAATTCTTCAATATTACTCATGATTTGTTTTTGGCAAATCTTAATTATAACATACTTTTTCTTTCTGGATATTATTTTTAGGAGATGTCTATTAAACTTCGACAAGAATATTCACGATCCCAATTTAAATGCTTCTACAAATAAACTGTAGATTAATCCTATCTTCAAACTATTGATCCCATCGCGCCAGATACTGTCTTGCGTCCAAAATTGCCGATTATAAATGAGACGATTTACTATTTCGATGACAATGACCAGAATAGCCGCAACTAGAATATCTTGTTCGGCGCGCTGGCCGGCAATGGTGGAGAGAGCGTTGCCGAGGAAAAAGCCGAAAAGAAAGGCAATGGTCACCAAGGAGAGGCGCCGCCAAGGGTTTTGCAGCACCCGTGCCGTTTCCCTACCAATAACGTTCGCGAGTTGATTCAGGCGAGTATTTTGCATCGTCACTCTCAACGTTTACTCGGGTTTGGGGGATTCGTTGGGCAACAGGCCGCTCTCTGCCATCAGTTTAGGCCAGATGAGGGTAAAGTAGCTCATCCAAACCAGGATAGGGAGAGAGGCGAT from Roseofilum casamattae BLCC-M143 carries:
- a CDS encoding DUF565 domain-containing protein, translated to MQNTRLNQLANVIGRETARVLQNPWRRLSLVTIAFLFGFFLGNALSTIAGQRAEQDILVAAILVIVIEIVNRLIYNRQFWTQDSIWRDGINSLKIGLIYSLFVEAFKLGS